One window of Panthera tigris isolate Pti1 chromosome C2, P.tigris_Pti1_mat1.1, whole genome shotgun sequence genomic DNA carries:
- the HHLA2 gene encoding LOW QUALITY PROTEIN: HERV-H LTR-associating protein 2 (The sequence of the model RefSeq protein was modified relative to this genomic sequence to represent the inferred CDS: inserted 2 bases in 2 codons; deleted 2 bases in 1 codon; substituted 3 bases at 3 genomic stop codons) — translation LLLLLDAAACVTWTASHREGVILLLSSSNLDNIEEKQIAIGGLGEDVILPRLFKSAPEVVVHWKNQESYVHSYYKDHLERQDHRYTNRTSLFHSXNGNASLSFRRLCLPDKGIYICYVGTASRNINKVVLKVGAFITPVIKYEKRNRDSFLICSVXSVYLYPLITWKMDNTPTSESNMEETESLGFYINSMINITGSNLSYECATENSLPKQTWTGXLTMKDDLHKMQGENVALSCKLVNTTQVPLNQDFIVTWSKVEKETSSILAHFLSSSQDNYQXTLIFMEQRPISEPXLSWNKDLKKQSDFSLTLKDLSLSDSGEYLGNISSSKYSLLTIQMLHVVGILLAKILL, via the exons TTATATTGCTTTTGTCTTCCTCAAACCTTGATAATATTGAGGAGAAGCAAATTGCCATTGGAGGACTTGGTGAAGATGTAATTCTCCCTCGCTTATTTAAGAGTGCGCCTGAAGTAGTAGTTCATTGGAAGAATCAAGAGAGCTATGTGCACTCATACTACAAAGACCAT CTGGAAAGGCAAGATCACAGATACACAAACAGGACATCCCTCTTTCATA GAAATGGAAATGCCTCCTTATCATTTAGAAGATTATGCCTTCCGGATAAAGGAATTTACATATGCTATGTGGGAACAGCATCTAGAAACATAAACAAAGTGGTACTAAAGGTGGGAG CTTTCATCACACCTGTGATAAAGTATGAAAAGAGGAACAGAGATAGCTTCTTAATATGCAGTGTGTGAAGTGTTtatctttatccacttatcaCATGGAAAATGGACAATACACCCACCTCTGAAAGCAATATGGAAGAAACTGAGTCTTTGggtttttatataaatagtatgATAAATATTACAGGATCAAATTTATCTTATGAATGTGCTACTGAAAACTCATTGCCGAAACAAACATGGACTG GATTGACAATGAAAG ATGACCTTCATAAAATGCAGGGTGAAAATGTTGCACTCTCATGTAAACTTgtgaaca ccacccaggtgcccctgaaccaaGATTTCATAGTCACTTGGTCCAAAGTGGAAAAGGAGACCTCCTCCATCCTGGCTCACTTTCTGAGCTCCTCACAAGATAACTATCAGTGAACCCTGATTTTCATGGAACAAAGACCTATCAGTGAACCCTGACTTTCATGGAACAAAGacctaaaaaaacaaagtgaCTTCTCTTTGACTTTGAAGGATCTTAGTCTTTCAGACAGTGGGGAATACTTAGGCAATATTTCTTCAAGCAAATATAGCTTACTCACCATCCAAATGCTGCATGTTGTAG GGATACTTCTGGCCAAGATACTTCTTTAA